Sequence from the Chroogloeocystis siderophila 5.2 s.c.1 genome:
TAGCAACGAGGAGGCTGAGGAAAATAAAACAAAGAAATCTAGCGGCAACTTCTGAGTCAATATATGTAGATTCCAAGCCCCTTTAACTTTTGGGTTCATCACTCGCGTGAAGCGCTCCCAGTCTTGTTTGATCAGAACTCCATCGTCAAGAACACCAGCAGCGTGAACAACGCCTTGTAGAGGTGGCATTGATGCTTGAATTACTTCAAGCATTCTGGCGACATCTTTCTCATCAGAGACATCTGCTTGAACAACTAAAATCTTGGCTCCTGCCCGTTCCAGTTGAGCTAAAGTTCCCTTGACCCGACTTGAAACCTCACTACGCCCAGCTAGTACTAATTGTCGAACTCCCCGTTCTACCATCCACTGAGCAACTTTCAGCCCCAAGGCTCCCAGACCGCCAGTAATTAAGTAGGTGCTGTTCGACTGCAGCGAAACTTTTTGAGATGGTAATTGCTTCCGCACCAGGCGAGCAACATAACGCTGTTCATCTCGAAAGGCTAAATGATCTTCCCCTTGTGAATCTTCAATTTCTGCTAGTAGCTTTGTTGATTCCGCCGTAATCGAGTCGGGGACTAAACCATGCATTTCTCCAAACGGTGCTAAATCGAGTAGACCGCCAAAATATTCTGGGTGTTCTAGCGCCATCACTTTACCCAATCCCCACAAAGGAGCTTGTGCTACGGCGGGCGGCAAGGGTTGAACTGGCACTGCACCTCGAGTCACCAACCAAAAGCGAGGCGAGACTAACTGATTTTGCTTGACGAGAACTTGCAGTAAATACAGGATGCTGCCAACACCTAAAGCCTGAGCTTGTTCTAGAGCAGGAATGGTCAATCCGTCTGTTACTCCCGCTTCTAAACTCCACAGGTGAACAACTCCCTGTAAAGGTAAGTCAAGAGTAGATGAAGCCTCTTGGTACAGGCGTGTAAAATCTGCTGGGTTGGAAGGGTTGATCATCCATGTTCCGGTTTCTTTAATCTGATATCCACTTCCTGGATAAACCAGAATACATCTGTAGCCACGTGTATGCAAGAGTTCGGCTAGGGTTTGTCCTACACCCCCCATATCAGCCAAGATTATCCAACTACCAGGTTTTTGCAACTCGTTCTCTTGGCTTGTCGTCAATCGCCTTGGCTGAGCCTGCCATTCTACCTCATAAATCCAATCCTTGATTGATGCTGGTGTTAGCTGTTGTTGGTGATACTTGCCTAATACATCTAGCAGCTTGGGCAGTAATTGTAACTCATCTTCTGAGAGTTTTTCAGATGTTTCTAAATGTTCGATTAGCTGCTGAGTATTCCCCTGGTTTAGAAGGCTAACAATCGAGTTCTGGATTTGTTCTTGGGCTATGTCTCCTTTCGGGTATTCATTTTCAGCAATTTCTGCCCAATAACGCTGTCGTTGAAATGGATACGTTGGTAGTTGGAGACGGTGGCGGGAATAATCTTGGTCAAAGCCAGCCCAGTCTACTGGCACACCACGTACATGTAGTGTCCCCAAACCCTGGAGGATCTGTTGCCAATCCTCTCGCCCTGGATACAGGCTAGGAAGCCAATCCCCTAATTCTTCTGGTAGACAATATTGAGCCATCCCTAATAAGGTCGGCTTTGGTCCGACTTCCACAAACACTTTATATCCTTGCTGATACAAAGTCTCTATGCTTGCCGCAAATCTGACTGGCTGCCGCACATGACGACACCAATACTCTGGAGTCGCGAGTTCCTCTGTCGCAATTTTCCCAGTAACGTTAGAAATTAATTCTATGTTTGGCGATGAGTATGTTACATCTGCGGCAACCCGCTCAAAAGCTGCCAACATTGGCTCCATTAAGGGGGAATGAAAAGCATGAGAAACTTGCAACTTTTTCGTCTTGACGCCTGCAGCTTGTAAGCTAGCTACTACTGCCTGAACTGCCTGACACTGTCCGGAAATAACAATACTCTGTGGACCATTAATGGCAGCAATCGCGACAGCTTGGGCGTAGGGTTGAATGGCTGCGGCTACTTGTGCCTCGCTGGCAAACACAGCTACCATTTCACCATCTTGAGGCAGAGCCTGCATTAAACGCGCGCGTTCGGCAATCAATTTCAGACCATCCTTGAGACTAAATACCCCTGCTGCACAAGCAGCAACGTACTCCCCCACACTATGACCCATGACAACTTTGGGTTGTATGCCCCAAGCTTGCCATAATTGAAACAGCGCATATTCCAGCACAAATAAGGCTGGTTGAGTATAAACTGTTTCATTTAGGGGAGAGCTTAGCCCTGGTGCGGGATACAGAACTGACAGTAGGGATTGTCCCAAATAGGGCTGCAGAATTTGATCGCAATCGTCGAGAGTTTGGCGAAAGCTTGGTTGAGTTTCGTAGAGTTGACGTCCCATACCTACATACTGAGAACCTTGACCCGTAAATAAAAATGCTATCTTCGGGCGTTTTTTGGTACTTATCTTGCCACTCATCAGTCTGGTAGTTGGACGGGCAGAACTAAAAGCAACCAATTGCTCGCGCAACTGTACAGTAGATTTAGCTACGATAGCAAGACGATAGTCAAAATGCGATCGCCCTGTATTAGCAGTAAAGCAAAGATCTGCTAAAGACACCTCAGGATTAGTTGCTAAGAAATCTTCATAACGTTGTGCTAGTTCTCCCAAAGCCTTTTCACCTTTTGCGGATAGAGTAAGAAGGTGAACAGGGCGTTCGATCTCATTATCTACCTTAGAAGGAATAGGTGCTTCTTCCAAGATCGCGTGGCAATTCGTACCACCAAAGCCAAATGCGCTTACCCCAGCTAAGCGCCGCTCTGTATCAGCTGACCAAGGTTGACACTCAGTAGGAATAGAAAAAGTTGTCCCTGCCAAAGAGATATATGGATTCAGCTGTTTTAGATGCAGGTGCGGTGGGATTTCCTGATGTTGCAGCGAAAGCACCAGCTTAATGACACCAGCTATTCCAGAAGCAGCTTCCAGATGTCCAATATTAGTCTTGACTGAAGCAATCCAGCAGGGCTGGTCTGGTTTACGATTCTGCATCAGCACAGCTTTTAGAGACTTAACTTCGATGGGATCTCCTAAAGACGTGCCAGTGCCATGAGCTTCAACATAGCTAACCTGTGCTGGTGAGACTCCAGCATTTTTCAAAGCTTGGTAGATAACTGCCTGTTGGGAAGGTCCGTTAGGGGCTGTGAGTCCATTGCTAAGCCCATCTTGGTTAACAGCCGTACCCCTGATAATCGCCAAAGTGTTGTCTCCATCCCTCAGGGCATCCGAGAGACGCTTGAGCACGACTATACCGCATCCTTCTCCTCGAACATAACCATCTGCACTAGCGTCGAAGGTCTTACAGCGACCATCAGCTGCCATCATTCGAGCGTGGGAGTAAGTGATGGTCGGCTCCGGAGACAACATCAAGCTGACCCCACCCACCAGGCACAGGTTAGACTCTGTACTTTGTAAACTCCGACAGGCAAAATGTAACGCTACCAACGACGAAGAGCAGGCAGTTTCGATTGCTACACTTGGTCCGCGCAGGTTCAATATATAAGAGAGACGATTGGCGATAATACCAAGGGTGTTGCCACTGCCATCATAGGCGTTCACACGGGCTAAATCCTTAGCTAATAATCGACCATAGTCGTAGTTGCCAACACCTATAAAAACCCCTGTTTGGCTGCCACTCAGCTTGTCCGGTGCTATTCCGGCATTTTCTAGAGCTTCCCAGCCTACTTCTAAGACCAACCTTTGCTGAGGATCCATTCGCTCTGCTTCGCGGGGAGAGATCCCGAAAAAGCTTGGATCAAATCGATCCACCTGCTCCAAAAAACCACCCCAGCGGGTGTTCATTTTTCCTGGTGTAGCTGGTTGTGGGTTGTAGAATTTATCAACATCCCACCGCTCCTTTGGTACCTCAGTAATAGCATCCACACCGTAACGCAAGAGATGCCAGAAGGATTCAGGATTTTTAGCACCAGGAAGACGACAGCCAATGCCGATAATTGCTATAGGTTCCACTTCAAAGCCTCTAACTACAGATGTTTCTACTAAGGTGCCAGATACTCACCTTGGTGATAATCAGAACCAACTTCAGGCAACAGACCTAGAGAACTGCTCAAACGCCTTGATATTTTGTTGAATAGCCTGATGAATCGAACCACCTGCAGCCATTAGGCGCAGTTCACGATTGACAGGCCACAGGTAATCGATAGGGTCAAACATCCGACGGAGTTCTGTCAAGAGACGATGGTGATACTTCAGAGTCACATGAAAACCCTCTTGCTCCTGACACAAGCACCGTTTCAGCCACTGTAGTGCTTCTTCGGCAGACATATCAAATACAGGAGACTGTAGCAACTTGTAAAACGAGAGCATAAACGAGGCATCACTTCGGAATATGGCAGGTAGCCCACCAGAAAGACCCTTCAGAACTACACTTTGTGCCCTATAGATTGTCAAATTAGCTAGGAACTGCTCATAGGCTGTGGGTTTTGGGAAGTCTTTATACAGATCTTGAGCAATTAACTGGGAAGTCGTGGTGTGGAAAGATTCATCCAAGAGGTGGTAGTGGGAGACAGCTACTGGAACTGGAATAAACTCACCTTGCTTTTCTAATTCTCTGTAGTAGTGAGAATAGCGGTATTCGTAGTTCTTAATCAGCATATTCGCCATGTAGCGGGTGGTGTAGAACACGCAAGCTAAAAAAGGCGAACTTCCACAGTTCAAAGTAAAAAACTGCAGCAAAGGTCGAGGTGCTAGTTGCCCTAACAAACCGGTTGTTTGAGCAGGGATTGATTCACCTTTCTCTTCCAATTCTTTCAGATACTGGGAATAGCAGTGTGCCTGTTTTTTTAGTAATACCTGATTAGTAGCGAAGCGAAAGATATACTCCTGAACCATTGATAATGGAGAACTTTGCCAGTCAAAGGTGAAAATTTGAGAGCACCGTTTAGATGTCAATCCTCTTGCTAAATCATTTTTTTTAGATGACTTACCTTGGGCAGAAGCATTAAATGCGGATTGACTTAACAAAGCTCTTTTCGTTTTGTAACCAATCATGTGGAACGCATGAATGTGGTGTCGCTCCTGCTCTGTTTCCAGAGCTAGCTCTTGGCAAAGTGTCTCGTATCCACCAATATTGCCAAAAACGCCAGCTGTCACCTGATTGTAAAGTACTGCATTAGCTTCAGTAGCAGCAGTCTGATTATATTGTGTTGCCCAATAGAGGTGGTTGAGAGCCAGCTTCTGCGAGAGGGAGGCTTCTTCGTAAAGCGGAGTACCGTAAAAGAGTGAAAGCTCTGGTTCACTCCAATAATAGTCACTATCATTACTGTAGTTAAACTGCTTGTCTAGTGCCTCAATTTTCTCAGTGTAGTCCGAATCACAGTTACGCCGATAGGTAATTTCTGTCAGTTTAATATGCTTCTTTACCTTGATATCA
This genomic interval carries:
- a CDS encoding type I polyketide synthase, whose translation is MEPIAIIGIGCRLPGAKNPESFWHLLRYGVDAITEVPKERWDVDKFYNPQPATPGKMNTRWGGFLEQVDRFDPSFFGISPREAERMDPQQRLVLEVGWEALENAGIAPDKLSGSQTGVFIGVGNYDYGRLLAKDLARVNAYDGSGNTLGIIANRLSYILNLRGPSVAIETACSSSLVALHFACRSLQSTESNLCLVGGVSLMLSPEPTITYSHARMMAADGRCKTFDASADGYVRGEGCGIVVLKRLSDALRDGDNTLAIIRGTAVNQDGLSNGLTAPNGPSQQAVIYQALKNAGVSPAQVSYVEAHGTGTSLGDPIEVKSLKAVLMQNRKPDQPCWIASVKTNIGHLEAASGIAGVIKLVLSLQHQEIPPHLHLKQLNPYISLAGTTFSIPTECQPWSADTERRLAGVSAFGFGGTNCHAILEEAPIPSKVDNEIERPVHLLTLSAKGEKALGELAQRYEDFLATNPEVSLADLCFTANTGRSHFDYRLAIVAKSTVQLREQLVAFSSARPTTRLMSGKISTKKRPKIAFLFTGQGSQYVGMGRQLYETQPSFRQTLDDCDQILQPYLGQSLLSVLYPAPGLSSPLNETVYTQPALFVLEYALFQLWQAWGIQPKVVMGHSVGEYVAACAAGVFSLKDGLKLIAERARLMQALPQDGEMVAVFASEAQVAAAIQPYAQAVAIAAINGPQSIVISGQCQAVQAVVASLQAAGVKTKKLQVSHAFHSPLMEPMLAAFERVAADVTYSSPNIELISNVTGKIATEELATPEYWCRHVRQPVRFAASIETLYQQGYKVFVEVGPKPTLLGMAQYCLPEELGDWLPSLYPGREDWQQILQGLGTLHVRGVPVDWAGFDQDYSRHRLQLPTYPFQRQRYWAEIAENEYPKGDIAQEQIQNSIVSLLNQGNTQQLIEHLETSEKLSEDELQLLPKLLDVLGKYHQQQLTPASIKDWIYEVEWQAQPRRLTTSQENELQKPGSWIILADMGGVGQTLAELLHTRGYRCILVYPGSGYQIKETGTWMINPSNPADFTRLYQEASSTLDLPLQGVVHLWSLEAGVTDGLTIPALEQAQALGVGSILYLLQVLVKQNQLVSPRFWLVTRGAVPVQPLPPAVAQAPLWGLGKVMALEHPEYFGGLLDLAPFGEMHGLVPDSITAESTKLLAEIEDSQGEDHLAFRDEQRYVARLVRKQLPSQKVSLQSNSTYLITGGLGALGLKVAQWMVERGVRQLVLAGRSEVSSRVKGTLAQLERAGAKILVVQADVSDEKDVARMLEVIQASMPPLQGVVHAAGVLDDGVLIKQDWERFTRVMNPKVKGAWNLHILTQKLPLDFFVLFSSASSLLGSPGQGNYAAANAFMDVLAHYRLSLGLPGLSINWGPWNSTGMAAGLSSSLLARLASQGISTLAPEQGLQVLEQVLGQNLVQIGVLPFKWSVFAQQLSSGKQQPLLSELVGKTEPQEVAERVPAQHELLQRLHDAPASNCQELVIAYLQSKVVQVLGLPISQLDIQQSLHDLGLDSLMTVELIGLIRAELHVDLPVRALIEDSSIANIAAQLINQLITGSSQVDVAVNAVDLDAEAVLDSAIYPNTTCNELVIEPSVILLTGATGFLGAFLLQELLEQTQAEIYCLVRSPDIQSAKIRLQQNLESYGLWNEHFRSRIIPILGDLSQPQLGLTNEQFQKIASEVDTIYHNGALLNYVYPYSKFKSINVLGTQEILRLATLVKVKPVHHISSVAVFESSAYHGKLLTESDPIDQSEGIYLGYSQSKWVSERLVLIARDRGLPVCVYRLPLVSGHSQTGVWNTNGFLCRMIKGCIQMGSIMTDLDLMLDLSTVDYNSRAIVHLSRQKESLGKAFHLQNPHPLHWSKLVDIICAWGYPIDPISYEAWQVKLSNDRKNPLYPLLPFFCQKWSKEQRTYIELNQQDRRPRISCQETLSALTGTSIVCHPLDSKLLDTYFSYFIRSGFLNVPQLKTW